One window from the genome of Phocoena phocoena chromosome 15, mPhoPho1.1, whole genome shotgun sequence encodes:
- the OVOL2 gene encoding transcription factor Ovo-like 2 produces the protein MLQGACSLPSFLVPFLFHLMKLFPRRGLTRDLRHRCRRAGRLGVAGRAGERPGRAAAGGGGRGPAGREGGLWPRGTGDRAAAAPRGEQPGRGAAVRGGGPTMPKVFLVKRRSPGVSVRSWDELPDEERADTYIPVGLGRLLHDPPEDCRSDGGSSSGGGSNSAGEPGGAESSSSPRAPERETPEPGDGEAPGGHLAAKQRPVARSKIKFTTGTCGGGDAAIHTCDLCGKAFRLQRMLNRHLKCHSQVKRHLCSFCGKGFNDTFDLKRHVRTHTGIRPYKCDVCHKAFTQRCSLESHLKKIHGVQQQYAYKQRRDKLYVCEDCGYTGPTQEDLYLHVNGAHPGSAFLKKTSKKLAALLQNKLTSTLQGNANLSEEEEK, from the exons ATGTTGCAGGGCGCATGCTCACTCCCAAGTTTCCTGGTGCCTTTTCTATTCCACCTTATGAAACTTTTTCCTCGGCGTGGTCTCACCCGCGATTTAAGGCATAGGTGTCGCCGAGCCGGGAGGCTGGGAGTCGCCGGGCGTGCGGGGGAGAGGCCGGGCCGCGCCGCGGCGGGGGGCGGAGGGAGAGGGCCGGCCGGGCGGGAAGGTGGGCTCTGGCCGCGGGGAACCGGGGACCGAGCCGCCGCCGCCCCTAGAGGGGAGCAGCCGGGACGAGGGGCCGCAGTCCGGGGAGGGGGCCCCACGATGCCCAAAGTCTTCCTGGTGAAGAGGAGGAGCCCGGGGGTCTCGGTCCGCAGCTGGGATGAGCTCCCGGACGAGGAGAGGGCAGACACCTACATCCCAG TGGGCCTGGGCCGTCTGCTCCACGACCCTCCCGAGGACTGCCGCAGCgacggcggcagcagcagcggcggcggcagcaacAGCGCGGGGGAGCCCGGAGGCGCGGAGAGCAGCTCGTCCCCGCGCGCCCCCGAGCGCGAAACCCCCGAGCCTGGCGATGGCGAGGCCCCCGGTGGACACCTGGCGGCGAAGCAGCGCCCGGTCGCCAGATCGAAAATCAAG TTCACCACAGGCACCTGCGGCGGCGGCGACGCGGCGATTCACACCTGCGACCTGTGCGGCAAGGCCTTCCGCCTGCAGCGCATGCTCAACCGGCACCTCAAGTGCCACAGCCAGGTGAAGAGGCACCTGTGCAGTTTCTGCGGCAAGGGCTTCAACGACACCTTCGACCTCAAGAGGCACGTGCGCACGCACACAG GCATTCGCCCCTACAAATGTGACGTCTGCCACAAAGCCTTCACCCAGCGTTGCTCCTTGGAATCCCACCTGAAGAAGATCCATGGGGTGCAGCAGCAGTATGCCTACAAGCAGCGCCGGGACAAGCTGTACGTCTGTGAAGACTGTGGCTACACGGGCCCCACCCAGGAGGACCTGTACCTGCATGTGAATGGTGCCCACCCGGGCAGCGCGTTCCTCAAAAAGACATCCAAGAAACTGGCAGCCCTCTTGCAAAACAAGCTGACATCCACGCTCCAGGGTAATGCCAACCTGAGCGAGGAGGAGGAGAAGTAG